The following is a genomic window from Nymphaea colorata isolate Beijing-Zhang1983 chromosome 3, ASM883128v2, whole genome shotgun sequence.
GTTCCGTTCTTGAATTTTGTCCTCCTGGCTGCTAATGGTTGGTTGTACTTTCCTTTTCCTGACAGGAGAAGAAAATATAAGGATCGAGCAAATGAAGAACTCAATTAGCCTTCTGCCACTTCCAAAGGCCACACTTTCTGCTGGACTACAGCGATTGATTAGGAGTCTCAAGAGCTTATCTCAACTCTTTGGTATGATCATACTGTCTGATGTTGGCTTTCAACATTTTTGCATTTCTAACTAGTGATTGCAGCAAGTAAGAAATATATCACTTGCCAACCCTGCCATTTTTCGGCGAAAGGCGCAAACAAATCACAACTTTATTGCTCTGTAACTGTGATCTGCATTCAAACCAATTCAGGTTTTTTGCTTGTCCTAATAAGGTGACTGTTCTTTATTGCAGTGGACAAGGAAGAGTTTGTAGAGATGGAGATAGGACTTCCAACAGATGTCAAGCACGTAGCTCACATAGGTCTGGATGGTTCCACAACACCCATGAAAAGCTGGGAAGTGCTTCAAGGACCAGAACTACTCCCCCTGCCTTCTATCTCCCTGCAAGACTTTGAGCTTGCCATGGCTGCTCAAGGGTTTGCAGGTCGCCAGATGGACATTAattaacaaaagagagagagcgggaggaaggaaggaagggagggagggagatgtTTGCACGTGTATAGAATGTGAGAGCCGCTATCAAATGGGACCTTTTCATTAGCTTATGAGCAACTTTCTTGTTGGCTTTTTCTTTACTCATAAGATTATCTGTCTTGCTAACCAACTTCTGATAATTCCCTTTACttttatgtcattttcttttgcttttttcttttcttgaatctcTTCTTTGCCGTCCATCTGGGAAATGGAAGGTCTAGATAATTAATTAGACGGTAACGTTAACAGCGGCCCCCCACGAAAGCCTTTGAAACCCACTTCGCTTTCGACCTGACCCACTTGCTGGGTTCGGTAATGCTACCAGTTTGATATAAAAAGGAAGCAGGAGAAAACAAAAGCTCCACTTTCTACGTCATCTATTCATTATATTACATGAATAAAACTCCATGAATTTATAGCGgtaaatcatttaaataacGTTAGAATTAGTGACGTGAAACTCGAACGACCAGTGGTTATGAACGACGAAATCATCTTATGGGAGCCTGTTCAACTATATTGAATTAAAAGGCCGGCAAAAGCTTTCGTTAGTTTCAAATTGCTAAGAGCCACTTGTCAGTTGATGGGATGTCACGAGCTCTAACTCATTGATAGCATCTCTTGCTCTAAAATGGAAGTTCTAACCAGCTTAAAGATCGGGGGGATGGCAAAGGTTTTACCAAAGTGAGGACGCGTTTGAGACGTCGTGTCAACGGCTGGTTATAAATCAAGAGAAAATCAGGGCATATGAACTAGTAGCCCCACATTTTCCATCACTTGTGTTCGTTGAAAGACACAAGTCAGACAAATTGTCCTCAAAATTATATGCGACGAACACTCTATCGACACGAACAAGCACATTGTTTTTCTGTGGAAAAGTaaacaaaatcataaaattgGTGGTATTGCTTTGATTAGGTGCGACACTTCCCTTGAGCTGCTGAGCATGCTGATGGGTAGGCAGTTGCAAAGTCACACCTTCATCGGATGTAACTACAAACTCAATCTATTTTAGCAGTAGCATCTCGAACTCCTCATTCTTTTGATGTCATTTGAATAGTTAAGTATTCCCAGTTCTCATTTTTATAGCACCAAAATCATTGGCTGTCGTGTCGCATCAAACCTGCTGGAGGATCCCTCTGAAATTTTATTAAGACAACACCCATAAAACATATAtacaagatcaagccaaaaaaTAATTACCACACGACAGAAGAGCCACCCAACATGGACTTAAGACAACAATAGCATGCATATAATATGTAAATTTGGGTTCTCATCAATGATGCAGGAAAGAAAGGCATACTGCCCCAAAATATGAGGGAAGCTCTAGCCCTCCCCTCTGCCTTCCAAACTGTTGCGCAACCAGTGTGTCCACTTTCTATTGTTTGAACCTGTTTTGATCAGTGAACAGCTATTGTCTACCAGCTTTTCAATCACCAAGGAAAGAATCTCAGTCTCAAGAAAGGGGGAAATCGGTAGCCTAAAAAACAGTTTTCCTCACTCATTGGATTACCTATCTGATCCACTTTCACAGCAACCTAGCAAGCCCCACGAATGAGCTTTGAGGCTATTTCAATGCAAACCTAGTTTTCTTCGATTTTTCTACCAATTACCCAGAACAATACCAGACACCAGCCAGCACTTCATGTCCTTGAGATCGCCTTGTCTATTACGTAGGAGAGCCTCAAAGTTGTTAATACATTCCTTCCAAATTTGCCTAGACATAGTCTCCACAAATCCGGGGAAGCCACTATGAATTCGTTTGTTCCACCATTAGCAGCACATGACCGAGCCTCGCTTGAAACTGAAGCAGTACCACCGCTTCAATTTGTTGACTGTGGAGCTACATGTGCCCATAGTCTTGCTGCATCTTCCAGAGACCAGCTTCCAAACTTTACAGGCCAATCTGCAATCCCTAAACAAATAGTGattagattcttttttttttggtacaaagGAGCGGTTTAGAACCGCATTAACTAACTATAGCACGAGGTCGAGCTACACCAATCAGATCTTCCTCAATCAATCGATA
Proteins encoded in this region:
- the LOC116251367 gene encoding CRIB domain-containing protein RIC4-like, whose protein sequence is MRDRMERLAVMPFPFGCASHSSISVKLQNPKMAKSELCNNLRGEENIRIEQMKNSISLLPLPKATLSAGLQRLIRSLKSLSQLFVDKEEFVEMEIGLPTDVKHVAHIGLDGSTTPMKSWEVLQGPELLPLPSISLQDFELAMAAQGFAGRQMDIN